CTCCGCCATGGCACTGATGGCTCGTGAGCTGGGACTGCCCTCCCGTGTGGTCCTGGGATTCCTGCCGAAAAACGAGGATGGCGAAATCACCGATGCCCGCACGGAGAAGACTTCAGGCAATGGCACCAAAATCGAATTCACCGGCAATGATGTGACCGCTTGGGTGGAAATCAAATTGCAAGGCCTGGGATGGGTGGCGTTCTATCCGACGCCCAAGGAGACCAAGGTGCCTGATGAAAACCAGAACCTGACGCCGCCGAATCCGCAGACACTGGTCCGGCAACCACCAGTGCCGTTGACCGACCCGCTGCGCGATCAGACGCAGGCCAAAGGCCAGAGTTCGTTGGCCGGTACCGACGCCGATGATTCGCCGACCAACCTGTTCTGGGTGCGGTTCTGGCGAGTTACTCGTGCGGTAGCCATCTATGGAAGCCCCCTGTGGACTCTGCTCATCGTTTGCGGACTAATCCTGATATTTAAAGCTGCATTGCTGGCACGTGCACGACGGCACGGCAGTCCGAAAGCCCGTGTGGCAGCGGGGTGGAATGCCATACACATACTTGCCGAGCAAAGCGGCATCACAGCCAAGGGCACTCGTCGCGATCAGGCCGGCGCAATCGCCCGTCAGCTCGGCACGGACGATCAGGCACTGATTCAACTCGGTCGGGAAGCCGACTACGCCACGTTCTCGGGGCAAGACATTGCATCGGGCCAAGCCACCACATATTGGAATGGAGTCGACCGGTTGCGCAAGGCAATGCTCGCTTCTTTGCCGCGTTTCAGGAGGATACGTACACGGCTTTCGCTGAAAAGCGTGTCTATATTGGCAAATAGACACGCAGCAAAGCCGCATACAGCGCGAGTCAAGCGCAAGCATAAGAAGAGGAAAACGTCATGACCACAGGTTCCATCCGTGTCGCGATGACCAGTGACGTGGGTCTTAGGCGCAACAACAACCAAGACAGGAAGCCGTGGACGCCTTGGTGGCGGCCGCGCTCGATGCGGGCGGAACCGACAATATCACTGTGATTGTGGCCGATATGCCACTGACCGAACCCGAACATCACGCGTTCAGCGCTTTTAGACTGGACGAGGGCGAGGACATTGGCGCCATTGAAGACGCAACACTGCGAACACTACGGACCATACGTTCGGCATAACCGAGCGAACATAAGGAGGTAATCCCATGGTTGATTATGATGCTGCGGTCGCTGCCGTACAGGATCCGAACGCGGACCCGATTCTGTTGGCAAAAATCGCCTACGAGAATCCGGAATTCGGCGCAAACGTCGCCGTGAATCCGCGTTGTTATCCCGGCTTGAAGCGTTGGATCGCCGAATTCGGCGATGAGCGTGCCCGCGAAACCCTGGCACAATACGGGTTCACCGCCGACGCATTCGGCGGCCCGGTTCAGGATCAGGAGGCTCCGGAACAGGCGGCCCAGCAGGCTGCCGAGCAGCAGCCTGCAGACGCTTACGCCGCCGACCAGTACGCCGCGGCTCAGCAGACTGCCGCCGCCCAGTACAACGCCGCCCAGCCCGCCGCCGACCAGTACGCGGCCCAGCAGCCCGCAGCTCAGGCGGCATTCGAGGAGCCTGTGGCCACCAATCCTTATGGCTTCACCGCCGAACAGGCCCTGACCACCACCGACCAGATGCAAATCGCCCAGATTGCCCAGTACGCGCCTGAACTACGCGCCTGCATCGCACGTAATCCCAACACCTATCCGGCACTGATCGAATGGCTGGGCCAGCTCGGCGACCCGGCAATCAACGCCGCTCTGGCTTTTCGTCAGTGAAAGGACGGCATCATCATGGCCAAACTTCCCTACCCTCCAGCACCTGAACTGGGTTGGTATTCCGACGATCCGGTGGAAGGCACCACGGATTCCGCAGTTGGCACAGCCGAACCGCAGAACGACTATGGGCAGCCCAGCTCTGCGGAAACCGCGGCCAATACCGCTTTTGCGGCAGAGCCTGCCTCCACTGCCGCTACCGCCGCCGCTGAGCCCGCTGCCACCGCTCCGGCAGACACCACACCGCACGCCGCCGAAAACGACATCGAGGATTGGGACGGCACCGTGCTTTCCTCCTCGTTCACGTCCAAGGCACCGAAGAAGACGTACCTGCTGCATAACGATGTCACCGGCCAGACCATTGTGATCGATAAGAGCACGTTGCTGGGCCGCAAGCCTTCCATGGATGTGCCGCAAGGTGCCAAGGCGGAGCGTATCGAAGACCCGACCCGCACCACGTCCCGCAACCATGCCGCCATCAGCATCGACACCGATGGCGCGCTGTGGATCGAGGACTACGGCTCGTTGAACGGCACCTACATCATCACCAATGGCCAGGAGACCCAAGTCACCAAGGGCACAACGCTCAAGCTCAGTGCACCTTCAACGGTGCGTATTGGTGATCAGTTCTTCCAGTTCACCGAAAAACAGGCCTGAGTAATCAAGCAACGAGCGGCTGCCTGCTCTTGTTCAACAGGAAAATCACAATGGCAAATATACGGATGGCCCGGAACTGATATAGTTCCGGGCCATCTTATTGCGATTAACGCAAGATCTGAGTCCTAGAAAGGACATCCTTTCTAGGACCCTCTCGCTTACTCCTCGATGTCAGGCTGACCGCCCTGATCGGAGTAGAAATCATCCGGGTTGAAGTCGTCGCCGAGCTTCAGATCGCCGAACTCGAGATTCGAGAAGTTCAGGTCGGACAGGTCGGCGTCGGAGAAGGTCGCGTCACCGAGATCGCCATCGCCGCCCAGACCGAAGTTCGGGTAGATGGTGTCGCGGATGGCCTTGTCGGGCTCGACCACGGCGTTGCGGTAGCGGGCGAGGCCCGTACCGGCCGGGATGAGCTTACCGATGATGACGTTCTCCTTGAGGCCCTTGAGGTCGTCGACCTTCTCGGAGAGCGCGGCTTCGGTGAGCACGCGGGTGGTCTCCTGGAAGGATGCGGCGGACAGCCAGGAGTCGGTGGCCAGCGACGCCTTGGTGATGCCCATGAGCGCCGGACGACCGACGGCCGGACGGCCACCGTTCTTGACGATGTTGCGGTTGATCTCGCGGAAGCGGGCGTTGTCCACCAGCTCACCCGGCAGCAGGTCGGTGTCGCCGGAGTCGATGATGGTCACGCGACGGGTCATCTGATGCACGATGACCTCGATGTGCTTGTCGTGGATATCCACGCCCTGGGAGCGGTACACGGTGTGCACCTCCTCCACGATGTTGACCTGGGCGGCGCGCTTGCCGAGGATGGTGAGGATCTTCTTGGGATCCACGGAACCTTCGACCAGCTGGGTGCCGACCTTGATGTGGTCGCCGTCGGCGACCTTCAGCGGCACGCGCTTGGAGACCTGGTAGGTGATCGGCTTGATCACGCCGTCTTCCTTCGGCGCGCCGGAATCGGCGTCCGGGGTCAGGATGATCTGGCGACCGCGATCGTTCTCCACGATCTTGATGCTGCCGGCGAACTCGGTGATCGGCGCCTCGCCCTTCGGGGTACGCGCCTCGAAAAGCTCGGTGACACGGGGAAGACCCTGGGTGATATCGGATGCCGCGGCCACACCGCCGGAGTGGAAGGAGCGCAGCGTCAGCTGGGTACCAGGCTCACCGATGGACTGGGCGGCGACGATACCGACGGTCTCGCCGACATCGACCAGCTTGTTGGTGGCCAGGGACCAGCCGTAGCACTTGGCGCACACGCCGCGCTTGGACTCGCAGGTCAGCACGGAACGGCACTTGACTTCCTCGACACCGTGGGCCACGAGGTCGTTGAGCACGTCCATGGACAGGGCGTCGTCGCGCTTGTACAGCACGGTCTGTCCGTCGGCCGGGTCGATGACGTCGGCGGCGAGCAGACGGGAGTACGGGCCACCGTCGGCGGCCTTGACGAGCACCAGGTTGCCGTCGTTGTCGCGCTCGGCGACACGGATGGGCAGACCGGCCTTGGTGCCGCAGTCCTCTTCGCGCACGATGACGTCCTGGGAGACGTCGACCAGACGACGGGTCAGGTAACCGGATTCTGCGGTACGCAGTGCGGTATCGGCCAGACCCTTACGTGCACCGTGCTGGGAGATGAAGTACTCCAGCACGGACAGGCCGTCGCGGTAGTTGGACTTCACAGGACGAGGAATGATCTCACCCTTCGGGTTAGCCACGAGGCCTCGCATACCTGCGATCTGGTTGATCTGCATCATGTTGCCTCGTGCACCGGACTGCACGATGATGGCCAGGTTGGAGGTCGGGTCGAACTTCTCCTCGACTTCCTTGGACACCTCGGCGGTGCACTCGGTCCACAGGTCGATGAGTTCCTGACGACGAGCTTCCTCGGTCAACAGACCCATCTCGTAGTTGGCGTTGACCTTGTCGGCCTTGGCCTCGTACTCGGCGATCTTCTCGTCGCGCTCGGGCGGCTCGTTCACGTCGGAGAACGCGAAGGACACGCCGGACCACGGTGCGCGGGTGAAGCCAAGATCCTTCAGGGCATCCAGCGTGGCGGCCACCTGCTGGGTGGAGTAACGCATGGCGATGTCATCGACAATCTTGGACAGACGGCCCTTGGCCACCTGCTCGTTGACGAACGGGTAGTCGGTCGGCAGAGTCTCGTTGAACAGGATGCGGCCGTAGGAGGTGGCGAACAGCACGGTGCCGTCGTGGAAGCGCTCTTCCTTGACGACCTCGTCCTCACCTTCGCGCGGGTCGAGCACCTTGACCTCGCCGGGCTCCCAGTTCTTCGGCAGTACGAAGCTCTCGGGCAGGCGGATGAGCACCTTGGCCTGCATGTCGATCTCGTGGCGGTCGAGGGCCATTTCGGCCTCTTCCAGCGAGGAGAACACGCGGCCCTGGCCCTTGGCGCCTTCCAGCACGGTGGACAGGTAGTACAGACCGAGGATCATGTCCTGGGACGGCATGGTCACGGTGTGACCGTCAGCCGGCTTCAGGATGTTGTCGGAAGCCATCATCAGCGAGCGGGCCTCGGCCTGGGCTTCGGCGGACAGGGGCAGGTGGACTGCCATCTGGTCACCATCGAAGTCGGCGTTGAAGGCGGCGCAGGCCAGCGGCGGCAGGTGGATGGCCTTGCCTTCCACCAGGATCGGCTCGAATGCCTGAATACCCAGACGGTGCAGCGTAGGTGCACGGTTGAGCAGCACGGGGTGCTCGGAGATGACCTCCTCGAGCACGCCCCACACTTCGGCGTCGCCGCGGTCCACGAGACGCTTGGCGGACTTCATGTTCTGCGCGTAGTTCAGGTCCACGAGGCGCTTGATGACGAACGGCTTGAACAGCTCGAGGGCCATCGGCTTCGGCAGACCACACTGGTGCATGCGCAGGGACGGGCCGACCACGATCACGGAACGGCCGGAGTAGTCGACTCGCTTACCGAGCAGGTTCTGACGGAAACGACCTTGCTTACCCTTGAGCATGTCGGACAGGGACTTCAGCGGACGGTTGGAGGCACCGGTGACCGGGCGACCACGACGGCCGTTATCGAACAGGGAGTCGACGGCTTCCTGAAGCATGCGCTTCTCGTTGTTGAGCATGATTTCAGGGGCGCCGAGCTCGATCAGTCGCTTCAGACGGTTGTTACGGTTGATCACACGGCGGTACAGGTCGTTGAGGTCGGAGGTGGCGAAGCGGCCACCGTCGAGCTGAACCATCGGGCGCAGGTCCGGCGGGATGACCGGGATCACGTCGAGCACCATGGCCTCCGGCTTGTTGCCGGTGGTCAGGAAGGCGTTGACGACCTTGAGACGCTTCAGGGCCTTGGTCTTACGCTGTTCGGAAGCGTCCTTGATCTCCTCGCGCAGTTCCTTGGAGATGGTCTCCAGGTCAAGGGACTGCAGGCGCTTCTTGATGGCTTCGGCGCCCATGCAGCCGTCGAAGTAATCGCCGTAGCGGTCCTGCATCTCGCGCCACAGGTCCACGTCGTCGACCATGTCGCCGGGCTTGAGCTTCTTGAACTTGTCGAAGACGGCGTCCACACGGGCGATCTGGTCGTTGTAGCGGGTGCGGATGGCGGCCATATCGCGCTCGGCACCGTTACGCAGCTTGGTGCGGGCCGGGCCCTTGGCCTCGCCGGCCTCCTCAAGGGCAGCGAGATCCTCTTCGACCTTCTTGGCGCGGGCTTCGATGTCGGAGTCACGGCGCTGCTCAAGGCGTTTGATCTCGGAATCGAACTCGTCCTGCAGGCCGGGCAGATCGTTGTGGCGCTCGTCCTCGTTCACCTCGGTGACCATGTAGGAGGCGAAGTAGATCACGCGCTCCAGATCCTTCGGGGTGACGTTCAGCAGGTAGCCGAGGCGGGAAGGCACACCCTTGAAGAACCAGATGTGCGTCACCGGGGCGGCGAGCTCGATGTGGCCCATGCGCTCACGGCGCACGCGGCTGCGGGTCACTTCGACACCGCATCGCTCGCAGACGATGCCCTTGAAACGCACGCGCTTGTACTTGCCGCAGGCGCACTCCCAGTCACGGGTCGGGCCGAAGATCTGTTCGCCGAACAGACCGTCCTTCTCAGGCTTCAGCGTACGGTAGTTGATGGTTTCAGGCTTCTTGACCTCACCGTGGCTCCAACCACGGATGTCATCGGCGGTGGCAAGGCCGATGCGAATCTTGTCAAATGCGTTGACGTCCAGCACTTGTTAATCCGTTTCTGTTCTTGAGACCTTCCCGAGCTCCCCTTGTCAGGGGAGCTGTCAGCCAAGGCTGACTGAGGGGTAGTGCAAACCGGAAAGGTCTCTGTACGTTATCTATTTCACGTTGGCGGGGCTACACGCGGCGTATTGACCGCATGCAGCCCGAGGGATCACTGGTATTCGGGCTCTTCGGCCTTCTGGTCTTCCTTGGCGGCCGCGTCGGGGCGGGCGCCAATGTTGAAGCCGAGGTCGTCAGCGGAGCTGGCCGGATCGTCATCCTCATCCTTCATGTCGATGGCCACGCCTTCGGCGTTGAGCACTTCGACGTTCAGGGACAGGGACTGCATTTCCTTCAGGAGCACCTTGAACGACTCAGGGATGCCGGCCGGAGGCAGGTTATCGCCCTTGACGATGGCACCGTAGACGCGCACGCGGCCGTCGACGTCATCGGACTTGGTGGTCATCATCTCGTGCAGCGTGTAGGCGGCACCGTAGGCCTCAAGGGCCCACACCTCCATCTCGCCGAAGCGCTGGCCACCGAACTGGGCCTTACCACCGAGCGGCTGCTGGGTGATCATGGAGTACGGGCCGGTGGAACGAGCGTGAATCTTGTCGTCGACCAGGTGGTGCAGCTTCAACATGTACATGTAGCCAACGGAAATCGGCTTGGTGTACGGCTCACCGGTACGGCCATCGAACAGGGTGGCCTTGCCGTCGGGGCCGACCAGACGGTCGCCGTCACGGTTCGGCAGCGTGGTGGACAGCAGGCCCTTCAGGACCTCGGGCTTGACACCGTCGAACACCGGGGTGGCGACCGGGGTGTTCGGCTCGGCCTTCTCGGCACCGGACGGAACCAGCTTCTTCCACTCGGCTTCCATGTTCGGGTCAAGGGAGATATCCCAACCGGAGTGGGCGATCCAGCCAAGGTGCAGTTCGAGCACCTGACCGAGGTTCATTCGGGAAGGCACACCCAGCGGGTTCAACATGATGTCGACCGGAGTACCGTCAGCCAGGAACGGCATGTCCTCTTCCGGCAGGATGCGGGAGATGCAGCCCTTGTTGCCGTGGCGGCCGGAGAGCTTGTCGCCCACCGTGATCTTACGGTGCTGGGCGATGTAGACGCGGATCATCTGGTTGACGCCGTTGGGCAGCTCGTCACCGTCCTCCTCGGCATCCTCGCGGGTGATCTCCTTGACGCCGATGACGGTACCGGTCTCGCCGTGAGGCACACGCAGGGAGGTGTCGCGCACCTCGCGGGACTTCTCGCCGAAGATGGCGCGCAGCAGGCGCTCCTCCGGGGTCAGCTCGGTCTCACCCTTCGGGGTGACCTTACCGACCAGGATGTCGCCGGCCTCGACCTCGGCGCCGATGCGGATGATGCCGCGCTCGTCGAGGTTGGCCACAGCGTCCTCGCCGACGTTCGGCAGATCGCGGGTGATCTCTTCGGCGCCCAGCTTGGTTTCGCGGGCGTCGATCTCGTACTCCTCGATGTGGATGGAGGAGAGGGTGTCGTCCTGCACGAGGCGCTGGGAGATGATCACAGCATCCTCGTAGTTGTAGCCGTTCCAAGGCATGAAGGCGATGAGCAGGTTCTTGCCCAGGGCCAGGTCGCCCTTCTGGATGGCAGGACCATCGGCCAGCACCGAGCCGGCTTCCACACGCTCGCCATCATGAATGATCGGACGCTGGTTGTAGCAGGTGGTCTGGTTGGAGCGCTGGAACTTGGCCAGCTTGTAGGAGCTGGTGGTGCCGTCGTCGTTCATCACGCGGATCAGGTCGGCGGACACGTAGGTGACCACACCGTCCTTCTCGGACTTGATGACGTCGCCGGAGTCGTTGGCGGCGCGCCATTCGGAGCCGGTGCCCACCAGCGGGCGCTCGGATTCGATCAGCGGCACGGCCTGACGCTGCATGTTGGTACCCATCAGTGCACGGTGGCCCTCATCATGCTCCAGGAACGGGATCAGGGAGGCACCGAGGGAGACCATCTGACGCGGGGAGACGTCCATGTAATCCACGGAGCTCACCGGCACATCGACCGCCTCTTCCTCGCCGACTCGGGCAAGGGCGGACTTGGAGACGAAGTTGCCGTTCTCGTCGAGCTCCTGGTTGGCCTGGGCGATGACGTGGTCAAGATCGCGGTCAGCGGTCATGTACTCGACCTCGTCGGTCACATGGCCGTTGACGACCTTGCGGTACGGGGTCTCGATGAAGCCGAACGGGTTGACGCGGCCGAAGGTTGCTAGGGAGCCGATCAGACCGATGTTCGGGCCTTCAGGAGACTCGATCGGGCACATACGGCCGAAGTGGGACGGGTGCACGTCGCGCACTTCCATGGAGGCGCGGTCGCGGGACAGACCGCCGGGGCCCAGTGCGGAAAGACGACGCTTGTTCGTCACACCGGACAGCGGGTTGTTCTGATCCATGAACTGGGAGAGCTGGGAAGTGCCGAAGAACTCCTTGATGGTGGCGTTCACCGGGCGGATGTTGATCAGGGACTGCGGGGTGATGGCCTCGGCGTCCTGAGTGGTCATACGCTCGCGCACCACGCGCTCCATACGGCTCAGACCGGTACGCAGCTGGTTCTGGATCAGCTCGCCGACTTGGCGGATACGACGGTTGCCGAAGTGATCGATATCGTCGACGTCCACGCGCAGGTCAACATCTTCGCCGTTGCGCTTGCCCGGGAAGGTCGCCGCACCGTCGTGCAGGGCCACCAGATACTTGATCGTGGCGATGATGTCTTCCTGGTGGAGGGAACGGTCGTTGAAATCGGCCTCGACACCCAGCTTGCGGTTGATCTTGTAGCGGCCGACGCGGGCCAGATCGTAGCGCTTGGTGTTGAAGTAGAAGGAGTCCAGCAGGTTCTTGCCGGCCTCGGGGGTCGGGGTGTCGGCCGGACGAATCTTGCGGTAGAGGTCGACGAGGGCCTCGTCCTGGGTCTCGAGGGTTTCCTTCTCCAGGGCGTCGAGCACCAGCGGGTAATCCTTGAAGGCCTGGGCGATCTCGGACTTGGTCATGCCGATGGCCATGAGGAACACGATGGCGGACTGCTTGCGCTTGCGGTCCACGCGCACCTGCGGCTGGTCCTTCTTGTCGATCTCGAACTCGAGCCATGCACCGCGGCTCGGGATGATCTTCGCGCCGAAGACTTCCTTATCGGAGGTGCGATCCTGCTGGCGGTCGAAGTAGACGCCCGGGGAACGCACGAGCTGGGAGACGATGACTCGCTCGGTGCCGCCGATGATGAAGGTACCGTGCGGGGTCTGCAGCGGGAAGTCGCCCATGAACACGGTCTGGGACTTGATCTCGCCGGTGTCGCCGTTCTCGAATTCGGCGTTCACGTACAGCGGTGCGGAGTAGGTGTAATCCTTCTCCTTGCACTCCTGCACGGTGTGGCGCGGCTCCTCGAAGTACGGGTCCGAGAAGGTCAGGGACATGGTCTGTGCAAAGTTCTCGATCGGGGAGATCTCGTTGAAGACCTCGTCGAGGCCGGAGGTGTGGGCCACGGTGTTAGTACCGTTCTTTTCGTCCTCCTCGACGCGCGCCTTCCAGCGGTCAGAGCCGATCAGCCAATCGAAGCTGTCGGTCTGTACGCCCAGCAGGTAGGGCACATCGATGGGTTCCTTGATGGAACCGAAGTTCACGCGATCCGACGCCTTGTGCAGATCAATGTCATGCTGGTCGGCGCGTGCGATGATGGTGGTGGTGTTCGTCGTAGACTCAGTAGCCAATGGACGTTCCTTATCGCTCGCTAATATGTGGTAATTCCCCTGGGAGCGCCGGCATGGCCACCATATGCCTATGCGGACGCTTCATTGTCGACGGCATGCCCGCAATATGACACACCTCATGCAAAGTCAAAAGAATACTGATATGCGAGGACATTTTTAGCTCCCGCTGACGAGGGAGCTGTCGAGCGGAGCGAGACTGAGGGAGAGACCCAGCGTCCAAACACCAACCGCAGGTCCTACCCCACCGTAAACGTCACCGGATCGCTCTTCACCTTCGGATGATCCTTCAAACTCAACTGCGCCACGTACGTTCCCGCATTGACCTTGGCCCAACCCGACTCATCCGTGCATTCGGTGAGCGTGGCGTTCGCATTGGTATTCCACGTGACCTTCTGAACGTCCTTATCACCCTTAGCCATCAGCAGCAGACGCGAATCCGCCGGACACACATCGGACTTGTAAATCGTTTCCTGACCGGAAGTAATGGTAAGCACACGGCCGGAATCGGACCCGTCCACCAAACAGTTGCCTGACCCCTCGTGCACGATGGTCGCGGTGAAATCAAGCGATCCTCCTACCGGCACGGATTGGGAGGCCACGGAAAGCTGCAATGTCACATCACTGGCCGAGCAATCCTTGACGTTGCTGACTTTCTTCGGCGCCGGCGTGGCGTCGCGGGAAATCGCATACACCTCGTCATGGTGAATCATCGTGTTCACGGCACCGATACCCCGGCCAAGGCTGTACACGCAGAATACAATCAGCGCGATTATCAGCAGCAACACCGTACCGGCCACGATACGCCGACGACGATAGATGGCCTGCTGCTTTTTGCTGATCTTGCGCTTGCGCGGCTTGCCGGAACGGTCGTTTCGGGCGGGCCCGCCGGATGGCCCATTGGCCCCGGTACCGGCTCCGCGTGCCGTTCTCGCGCCTGATGTGTTCCTCTGCACTGCCATAACCCTTCCAGTCTACGGTCACCACACCCATACACGCTTGGGGAGCCCGCCATTTTTCACAATGTCAGTTGGGTAGTCGCAGGCCGCCGTCCAGAATCTCGATCAGGCCGTCATCGTCAAGGCTGGCGATGCAGGCGGCAAGCTGAATCTGGTCCTTCCAAAGCTTGTCGGCATCTTCCCTGGGCAACGTGACTCCAGCGGGAAGCTCGCGCAGCGCGGCGAGCACCAGACCGCGCACCTGACGATCAGTGCCTTGGAATCGCTGCCGCGGGCGGGTGCGGCGCTCCCCCAGTCCGGGGCGGCCGGCTTTGAGAAATGCACAATCATCCGCAATCGGGCAAATCTCGCATAACGGCGTCTTGGCTGTGCAAACCACCGCGCCCAATTCCATCACCGACTGATTCCACGTGACCGATGGAGGTTCGCTGCGCTGCAGGAAAGTGTGTTCGCCGGATCGATATGCATGGTCCGTGCAATCGGCACCGTCCCCACAAACCCTGTCTTGGGGCAACATGCGGTTGGCGAGCGCGCGTTCGGCCGGGCTCGCCGCTCCCCCGCGAGATTCGGTGCCGAGGAATACGCGGCTCAGCACGCGGCGAATATTCGTATCGATCACCGCAATGCGCTCACCGAATGCAAAGCTCAGCACGGCGGAGGCGGTGTAGTCGCCGATACCGGGCAGAGCGACGAGCTCGTCGTAGGTGCGAGGCAGCTCATCGCCATATTCTTCCGCCACCACGCGGGCGCATTCCCGCAATCGCAGCGCACGGCGAGGATAGCCAAGCCGGCCCCATGCGGTGATCACATCGGCTTTAGGTGCTGCGGCAAGAGCACGGGCGTCAGGCCAGCGTGCCATCCAATCGTTCCAATACGGCACCACACGACTCATCTGCGTCTGCTGGCTCATCACCTCACTGACCAGCACGCCCCACGGCGTGGCCCGTCCGAAGCGCCATGGCAAGTCACGCGCATTGGCCTCCCACCATGCGCCGAGCCGTAAAGAAATTGCTGTGTCGTTCATCGTTCTTATTCTTAGCAGCTATGACGAACGAGGCAGAACAGA
The window above is part of the Bifidobacterium longum subsp. infantis ATCC 15697 = JCM 1222 = DSM 20088 genome. Proteins encoded here:
- a CDS encoding FHA domain-containing protein, translated to MAKLPYPPAPELGWYSDDPVEGTTDSAVGTAEPQNDYGQPSSAETAANTAFAAEPASTAATAAAEPAATAPADTTPHAAENDIEDWDGTVLSSSFTSKAPKKTYLLHNDVTGQTIVIDKSTLLGRKPSMDVPQGAKAERIEDPTRTTSRNHAAISIDTDGALWIEDYGSLNGTYIITNGQETQVTKGTTLKLSAPSTVRIGDQFFQFTEKQA
- a CDS encoding DNA-directed RNA polymerase subunit beta' encodes the protein MLDVNAFDKIRIGLATADDIRGWSHGEVKKPETINYRTLKPEKDGLFGEQIFGPTRDWECACGKYKRVRFKGIVCERCGVEVTRSRVRRERMGHIELAAPVTHIWFFKGVPSRLGYLLNVTPKDLERVIYFASYMVTEVNEDERHNDLPGLQDEFDSEIKRLEQRRDSDIEARAKKVEEDLAALEEAGEAKGPARTKLRNGAERDMAAIRTRYNDQIARVDAVFDKFKKLKPGDMVDDVDLWREMQDRYGDYFDGCMGAEAIKKRLQSLDLETISKELREEIKDASEQRKTKALKRLKVVNAFLTTGNKPEAMVLDVIPVIPPDLRPMVQLDGGRFATSDLNDLYRRVINRNNRLKRLIELGAPEIMLNNEKRMLQEAVDSLFDNGRRGRPVTGASNRPLKSLSDMLKGKQGRFRQNLLGKRVDYSGRSVIVVGPSLRMHQCGLPKPMALELFKPFVIKRLVDLNYAQNMKSAKRLVDRGDAEVWGVLEEVISEHPVLLNRAPTLHRLGIQAFEPILVEGKAIHLPPLACAAFNADFDGDQMAVHLPLSAEAQAEARSLMMASDNILKPADGHTVTMPSQDMILGLYYLSTVLEGAKGQGRVFSSLEEAEMALDRHEIDMQAKVLIRLPESFVLPKNWEPGEVKVLDPREGEDEVVKEERFHDGTVLFATSYGRILFNETLPTDYPFVNEQVAKGRLSKIVDDIAMRYSTQQVAATLDALKDLGFTRAPWSGVSFAFSDVNEPPERDEKIAEYEAKADKVNANYEMGLLTEEARRQELIDLWTECTAEVSKEVEEKFDPTSNLAIIVQSGARGNMMQINQIAGMRGLVANPKGEIIPRPVKSNYRDGLSVLEYFISQHGARKGLADTALRTAESGYLTRRLVDVSQDVIVREEDCGTKAGLPIRVAERDNDGNLVLVKAADGGPYSRLLAADVIDPADGQTVLYKRDDALSMDVLNDLVAHGVEEVKCRSVLTCESKRGVCAKCYGWSLATNKLVDVGETVGIVAAQSIGEPGTQLTLRSFHSGGVAAASDITQGLPRVTELFEARTPKGEAPITEFAGSIKIVENDRGRQIILTPDADSGAPKEDGVIKPITYQVSKRVPLKVADGDHIKVGTQLVEGSVDPKKILTILGKRAAQVNIVEEVHTVYRSQGVDIHDKHIEVIVHQMTRRVTIIDSGDTDLLPGELVDNARFREINRNIVKNGGRPAVGRPALMGITKASLATDSWLSAASFQETTRVLTEAALSEKVDDLKGLKENVIIGKLIPAGTGLARYRNAVVEPDKAIRDTIYPNFGLGGDGDLGDATFSDADLSDLNFSNLEFGDLKLGDDFNPDDFYSDQGGQPDIEE
- the rpoB gene encoding DNA-directed RNA polymerase subunit beta produces the protein MATESTTNTTTIIARADQHDIDLHKASDRVNFGSIKEPIDVPYLLGVQTDSFDWLIGSDRWKARVEEDEKNGTNTVAHTSGLDEVFNEISPIENFAQTMSLTFSDPYFEEPRHTVQECKEKDYTYSAPLYVNAEFENGDTGEIKSQTVFMGDFPLQTPHGTFIIGGTERVIVSQLVRSPGVYFDRQQDRTSDKEVFGAKIIPSRGAWLEFEIDKKDQPQVRVDRKRKQSAIVFLMAIGMTKSEIAQAFKDYPLVLDALEKETLETQDEALVDLYRKIRPADTPTPEAGKNLLDSFYFNTKRYDLARVGRYKINRKLGVEADFNDRSLHQEDIIATIKYLVALHDGAATFPGKRNGEDVDLRVDVDDIDHFGNRRIRQVGELIQNQLRTGLSRMERVVRERMTTQDAEAITPQSLINIRPVNATIKEFFGTSQLSQFMDQNNPLSGVTNKRRLSALGPGGLSRDRASMEVRDVHPSHFGRMCPIESPEGPNIGLIGSLATFGRVNPFGFIETPYRKVVNGHVTDEVEYMTADRDLDHVIAQANQELDENGNFVSKSALARVGEEEAVDVPVSSVDYMDVSPRQMVSLGASLIPFLEHDEGHRALMGTNMQRQAVPLIESERPLVGTGSEWRAANDSGDVIKSEKDGVVTYVSADLIRVMNDDGTTSSYKLAKFQRSNQTTCYNQRPIIHDGERVEAGSVLADGPAIQKGDLALGKNLLIAFMPWNGYNYEDAVIISQRLVQDDTLSSIHIEEYEIDARETKLGAEEITRDLPNVGEDAVANLDERGIIRIGAEVEAGDILVGKVTPKGETELTPEERLLRAIFGEKSREVRDTSLRVPHGETGTVIGVKEITREDAEEDGDELPNGVNQMIRVYIAQHRKITVGDKLSGRHGNKGCISRILPEEDMPFLADGTPVDIMLNPLGVPSRMNLGQVLELHLGWIAHSGWDISLDPNMEAEWKKLVPSGAEKAEPNTPVATPVFDGVKPEVLKGLLSTTLPNRDGDRLVGPDGKATLFDGRTGEPYTKPISVGYMYMLKLHHLVDDKIHARSTGPYSMITQQPLGGKAQFGGQRFGEMEVWALEAYGAAYTLHEMMTTKSDDVDGRVRVYGAIVKGDNLPPAGIPESFKVLLKEMQSLSLNVEVLNAEGVAIDMKDEDDDPASSADDLGFNIGARPDAAAKEDQKAEEPEYQ
- a CDS encoding A/G-specific adenine glycosylase, giving the protein MNDTAISLRLGAWWEANARDLPWRFGRATPWGVLVSEVMSQQTQMSRVVPYWNDWMARWPDARALAAAPKADVITAWGRLGYPRRALRLRECARVVAEEYGDELPRTYDELVALPGIGDYTASAVLSFAFGERIAVIDTNIRRVLSRVFLGTESRGGAASPAERALANRMLPQDRVCGDGADCTDHAYRSGEHTFLQRSEPPSVTWNQSVMELGAVVCTAKTPLCEICPIADDCAFLKAGRPGLGERRTRPRQRFQGTDRQVRGLVLAALRELPAGVTLPREDADKLWKDQIQLAACIASLDDDGLIEILDGGLRLPN